The Kitasatospora albolonga nucleotide sequence GGATCGACTGCGATCCGGAGCTGCTGCCCGAGTCCGTCGTACGGCACCGGGTGCGGCGGGGTTCGGGGCGCATCGACGTCGAGGACGCGCTGAGCGCCGAGGAGGCCGAGCGGGCCGTCCGCCTGGGCATGGCGATCGCCGACGAGGAGGCCGACTCCGGTACCGATCTGGTGGTGCTCGGCGACCTGAGCGTGGGCGGGACCACGGCCGCCGCCACCCTCATCGCCGCCCTCTGCGGTACGGACGCCTCGGTGGTGACCGGGCGCGGCGGTGCGGGCATCGACGATCTGGCCTGGATGCGCAAGTGCGCCGCGATCCGGGACGCGCTGCGCCGGGCCCGGCCGGTGCTGGGCGACCAGCTGGAGCTGCTGGCCACGGTGGGCGGGGCGGATCTGGCCGCGATGACGGGGTTCCTGCTCCAGTCGGCGGTGCGGCGGATGCCGGTGATCCTGGACGGGGTCGTCGCGTCGGCCTGTGCGCTGGTGGCGCAGCGGGCGGCGTTCCGGGCGCCGGACTGGTGGCTGGCCGGGCAGGTCAGCGGGGAGCCCGCGCAGTCGAAGGCGCTGGACCGGATGGCGCTGACCCCGCTGCTGGACCACGGGGTGACGGTGGGCGAGGGTACGGGGGCGCTGCTGGCCCTGCCGCTGGTGCAGGCCGCCGCCGCGCTCGCCGCCGAGCTGCCGGAGCGTACGCCGGAGGCGGCTGATGAGGAGGACGAGGCGGAGGAGTCAGCCAAGGACGCCGAGGACGGGACGAAGATCCTCGACGCGACCTGAGCGGCCGGGGCGGGCGGGCCGCCTCCTGCGGGACGCCCGCCGCCCCACCCTCATACATCCGCATATGCCTGCACATCCATATGTCCGCAATGCGCCATATGATCACTTCTCATGGGAGAGGTTCGATCGGCCGAAGAGACAGCCCGGCGCAGTACCGTCCGGTCCCGGCGCAGTGCGGCGTTCGCCATCTGGTACCTGCGCGTCGTCTCGTTCATCAATTTCCTGAGCGCCGTCTGGGTCACCCTCGGGCAGGACCTGCGGCGCCACAACACCGAGAACTACTTCACGCCGTACCTGCTCACCGCGGGGTTCTCCTCCGGGGTGATCGCCCTGTTCCTGGCGGTCACGATGCGGCGGCGCAAACGGGCCGCCTGGATCGTGAACCTGGTCCTGGGCGGGCTGGTGCTCCTGGCCCTGATCCTCGCGTTCTTCTTCGCGGAGATCCGGCAGCACGCCCAGAACTGGGTGTCCCTGGCGCTGACGGCCGCCTTCGTCGTGGCGCTGCTGCTGGGGCGGCGGGAGTTCTACGCCAAGGGCGACCGCTCCAACCCGAAGCTGGCGGCCCTGGTCGCCGCGGTGGGGCTGCTGGTCACCTCGCTCATCGCGACGGCCCTGGTCACCGTCACCAACACCGCCCATGACGAGCACCGCTCCACCTTCCTGGACCGCTGGCGCTACGGGGCGCTGCGGCTGGTCTCGGTGGCCGCCGACGACGCGCGCTTCCCCGGGATCACCACCCCCGGCTGGGTCAATGTCGTCATCAACGTCCTCTCGACGCTGCTGCTGATCGCCGTCGTGTACGCCGCGTTCCGCTCCCGCCGGGCGGTCGACCCGCTCTCCCCCGAGGACGAGGCGAAGCTGCGGGCCCTGCTGGACAAGCACGGCGAGAGGGACTCGCTCGGCTACTTCGCGCTGCGCCGGGAGAAGAGCGCCGTATGGTCGCCGACCGGGAAGGCCGCCGTGGTCCACCGGGTGGTCGGCGGGGTCTCCCTGGCCTCCGGCGACCCGATCGGCGACCCCGAGGCATGGCCGGGCGCGATCGAGCCGTGGCTCGCCGAGGCCCGCGAGCACGGCTGGATTCCGGCCGTGATGGGCGCGAGCGAGGAGGCGGGCACGGTCTACGCCCGGCACGGCCTGGACGCGCTGGAGCTGGGCGACGAGGCGATCGTGGAGACGGCGGAGTTCACGCTCGACGGACGGGCGATGCGCGGGGTGCGGCAGGCGTACAACCGGGTCAAGCGGGCCGGTTACGAGGTGACGATCCGGCGGCACGCGGACATCCCGGAGGCGGAGATGGCCGAGCTGGTCCGGCGCGCGGACGAGTGGCGCGACGGGGAGACCGAGCGCGGCTTCTCCATGGCGCTCGGCCGCCTCGGCGACCCGGCGGACGGACAGTGCGTGATGCTGGAGTGCCGGGACGCGGGCGAGGGGGACGGGAAGGGCGGCGAACTGCGGGCGCTCCTCAGCTTCGTCCCCTGGGGTCCCCACGGTCTCTCCCTGGACCTGATGCGCCGTGACCGCGAGGCGGAGAACGGCCTCATGGAGTTCATGGTCATCCAGCTCCTCCAACGCTCCGGCGAGATCGGGATCACTCAGGTCTCGCTCAACTTCGCCATGTTCCGGTCCGTCTTCGAGAGGGGATCGCGGCTCGGCGCGGGACCGGTGCTGAGACTGTGGCGTGCGCTGCTGAGCTTCTTCTCGCGCTGGTGGCAGATCGAGTCGCTCTACCGGGCCAACGCCAAGTACCGACCGATCTGGGAGCCACGTTTCATGCTGTTCGAGAAGAGCGCCGACCTGGCGCGCATCTCCATCGCGGCGGGCCGCGCCGAAGGGTTCCTGGAAGCGCCGGGGCTGCCGAAGTGGCTGCACCGCGCGCGTCCCGGCGCCCACAGATGAGCCGCTCCCGGATGAGCAGCCCGGAGACGAACGGCTCCCGGACGAGCCGTTTCCCGGCGCTGCGCCGGGCCGCGCGGCGGGAGTGGGGCCCGCTCCTCACCACCGTACGGACGGGGCTGTCCGAACACGGGGTGCGGGCGCTCGCGCTGACCCTGACGGCGGTGACGCTGACCGCGGCCGTGCAGGTGATCCAGAACCAGTCGTGGGGCTACGGCCCCGTGCAGGCCCTGGGAGCAGTGCGGGCCGAGGACCCGCTGTGGCTGGCTCTGCTGCGTACGCCGCTGTCGTTGTTCGTGCCCGCGCTCGATCTGCCGGTGTGGGGTGCGCTGGCGCAGATCCTGCTGGTGTTCGGCATCGCGGAGGTGTGCCTGGGGCGGTGGCGCACCCTCGCGGTGGCGTACGGGGCGACGCTGGCGGGGACGCTGTACGCCCGGGTCGGCATCGCGCTCGGCCCGGACGCGTTCCTGGGGCTTCCGGCCTCGGACGCGCAGGTGGTGGACACCGGGCCGTCGGCCGCGGTGGTGGGGCTCGCGGTGTACGTCTGCCACGCCCACCGGGCCTGGTTCACCGGGTCACTGGTGGTGATCGCGATGGTGGTGGAGGTCCTGGTCAAGGACAACCTGGCGGGCCGGGAACATCTGGCCGCCATCGCCGCCGTCCTGGTGGTCTGTACCGTACGGGAGTGGCGCGGGCGGCGGGCCGACGGTCAGGGCTTGCGGGCGGGCGGCGGCGGGACGCGGTCCGGGGCGCCGCCGATGAGGTCCTGAAACTTCCGGCGGGGGCCCGCCCAGCGCACATCGTGGTGGTAGGCGCGCAGCACCGCCCGGGAGCGGGCCCGGTGGCGGTCGCGGTAGAACCGTTTCGCCCAGGGCGAGGTGGGGCGGGCGAGGCGGAGCGCGGCGATCAGCGCGACGAACGGGACGAGGGTGCCGACCAGTGCCATCCGGGTCTTGCCCTTGAACAGCGCGATCAGGACGAAGCAGAAGTTGATCGCGTACGTGGTGATGACGCCGAGCCTGCCCTGCTGCTCCTCGTCGGTCACGTCGTCCACCCCGAGCGGTGAGAACCCCGCCAGGACCAGCAGCACCAGCGAGGCCGTCAGCACGACGACCTCGACGCTCTGGCGGCCCTCCTCAGTCCAGTACACGTCGTCCAGGTGCAGGATCAGCGCAAACTCGTCCAGCACCAGACCGGCCCCCACCCCGAAGATCACCGCGCACACCCCGGCGGCCACCCCGTGCCGTCCGGCCGCCACCGCGCCGAAGCCGCCGATCACCGTGAGCACGACCCCGGGCACCACATGGTGGATGTGGATGCCGCCCGGGGTGATGTTGCGGAACGGGCCCTTCCCCGCGCGGATCATCCGCGTGATCGTGCGGGTGATCGCGAAGGTCAGGACGAAGGCGGCCAGCGCGAGGAGCAGGGGGAGCTTGCCCGGCTCGGCGATGTTGGTGTGCCACCAGTTACCCATGCCACCCGCTCCCGATGTGGTCAGTTCTGCGGCTTTTCCGACGCTTCGGCCAATCTATCCGTGCGCGGGAGCGGCTAACCTGCCCGCGGTGACCTCCCTGAACAGCCATGGCCTGCGCTTCGCCTTCGGCACCCTCACCGCGCTGCCCGTCCGCGTGACCCGCTGGGACCGCGCGACCGCCCGGACCGGCATGCTCTGCGCCCCGCTCGCCGGGCTCGTCGTCGGCCTGCTCGCCGCCGCGCTCGGCGCGCTGTCGCTGCTGGCCGGATCGGGTCCGCTGCTCGCGGCGGTCGTCTCCGTCGCGGTGCCCGCCGCGCTCACCCGAGGGCTGCACCTGGACGGCCTCGCGGACACGGCGGACGGGCTGGGCAGCGGGAAACCGGCCGAGGACGCGCTGCGGATCATGAAGCAGTCCGACATTGGGCCGTTCGGTGTCATCACCCTGCTCCTGGTCCTGCTGGCCCAGGTCGCGGTCCTCTTCCAGCTGTACGGGGAGGGGGGCTGGGCACAGGGCGCGCTCGGGGCCGTCGTCGCGGCCGTCGCCGCCCGGCTCGCGCTCACCCTGGCGTCCCGTCAGGGGGTCCCGGCGGCCCGGCCGGAGGGGCTCGGCGCGGTGGTGGCGGGCACGGTCCCGGTGGGGCGGGCGGTGCTCGTGGCGGCGGTGACGGTGGCGGTGTGCGGGGCGGCGGGCGCGGTGTCCGGCCCGTACGGGGCACTGCACCACGCGCTCGCGGTGCTCGGCGCCCTGGCCGCCGCCGAACTCCTGCTGCGCCACTGCGTGCGGCGGTTCGGCGGGGTGACCGGGGACGTGTTCGGCGGGGTGGCGGAGACGGCGGCGACGGCGGCCCTGGTGGTGCTGGCGCTCGGGCCCTGACGCCGCGAAGGGTCGCGGGCCCGGCGCCGTGAAAACCTGCGGGCACCGTCCCGGTCCTGACGCCGTGAAGGCTCGCGGGCCCACCGACGTACCGGCGGAAAACGGTTGTCCGTGCGGCCGGAACCGACCGCCTTACCGGTCGGGAACGGCCCGCCGCCGTAACTCCGGGCGAATGGCGCGCGTAGGCTCGTTCACGGCACGTCGCACAGACGTCTACGATGCGCCGGGCACGGTCGCCCCACCCCTCGGCCGAACAGGAACTCAACGGAAGCGAGATTTCACCACCGTGACTGCTCTCACTCTCAGCACTGCCGGTGCGGCGACGCTGCGCGCCGACGCACTCGTCGTCGGCGTCGCGAAGGCCGCCGCGTCCAAGGCCGGGAACCTGGTTCTCGCGCCGGGCGCCGAGGCCGTGGACAAGGCGTTCGACGGAAAGCTCGCCTCCGTTCTCGCGACCCTGGGGGCCGTGGGTGCCGAGGGCGAAGTGACCAAGCTGCCCGCGCCGTCCGGGCTCAAGGTCCCGGTCGTCATCGCGGTCGGGCTCGGTCCGGTCCCGGACAAGGAGGACGCGTACGACGCCGAGGTGCTGCGCCGCGCCGCGGGCACCGCCGCCCGTGCGCTGACCGGTACGAAGAAGGCCGGTTTCGCGCTGCCCGCCGGTTCCGTCGAGGACGCCGCCGCCGTCGCGGAGGGCGCCCTGCTCGGCGCCTACGCCTTCACCGCCTACCAGGGCGGCGAGAACAAGCTCGCGCCCAAGGACGCCAAGTCCAAGGACAGCGGCCCCAAGCTGCCGCTCGCCGAGGTGGCCGTCGTCGGCGCCAAGCCCCGCGACAAGGCGTACAAGGCGGCCGTCGAGCGCGCCCTCGCGCTGGCCGAGGAGATCAACCGCGCCCGCGACCTGATCAACACCCCGCCGAACGACCTCTACCCCGAGTCCTTCGCCGCCGTGGCCACCGCCGCGGGCAAGGAGCACGGCATCAAGGTGCAGGTGCTCGACGAGAAGGCCCTCGTCAAGGGCGGCTTCGGCGGCATCCTCGGCGTCGGCCAGGGCTCCGCGAACGGCCCGCGCCTGGTGAAGCTCGCCTACACCCACCCGAAGGCGGAGAAGACCCTCGCCCTCGTCGGCAAGGGCATCACCTACGACTCGGGCGGCATCTCGCTCAAGCCGGCCGGCCACAACGAGACGATGAAGTGCGACATGAGCGGCGCCGCCGCCGTGTTCGCCGCCGTCGTCACCGCGGCCCGCCTCGGCCTGAAGGTCAACGTCACCGGCTGGCTGGCGCTCGCCGAGAACATGCCGTCCGGCAACGCCACCCGCCCCGGTGACGTACTGCGCATGTACAGCGGCAAGACCGTCGAGGTCCTCAACACCGACGCCGAGGGGCGGCTCGTCCTCGGCGACGCGCTGACCCGCGCCTCGGAGGAGAAGCCGGACGCGATCGTCGACGTGGCGACCCTGACCGGTGCGATGGTGCTGGCGCTCGGCAACCGCACCTTCGGGATCATGGCCAACGACGACGCCTTCCGTACGTCGATCCACGAGATCGCCGAGGAGGTCGGCGAGGCGTCCTGGCCGATGCCGCTCCCCGCCGACCTGCGCAAGGGCATGGACTCCCCCACCGCCGACATCGCCAACATGGGCGAGCGGATGGGCGGCGGTCTGGTGGCCGGTCTCTTCCTGAAGGAGTTCGTGGGCGAGGGCATCGCCTGGGCGCACCTGGACATCGCGGGCCCGGCCTTCCACGAGGGCGCCCCGTACGGCTACACGCCCAAGGGCGGCACCGGCTCCGCCGTCCGCACCCTGGTCCGGCTGGCCGAGCGCACCGCCGCCGGCGACCTGGGCTGAGTGAGCGATCCGTACGGCCCCGGGCATAGGTCCGGGGCCGTACGTGTTGTCCGGGCTGAACGGGAGAGAAGAGAGAGATTCCGCCCGAGACCCGGTTTCGCCGGAGACCAGGTTTCGCCGGAGACAGGGTTTCGCTCTCGACGAACACCGGTCGAATCCATAGGAAACTACGCAGCAGTAACCCTCCGGTACGGACGATGATCCGTCCCGGACCCGGGCCCCGCGTCCCGCCCGCCGTCGACAAGTGCGAAGATGGGTTCTCGGCAGGACAGGGCCCCCACCACAGGGCCGAAGACAAAAGCGGCCGAACACCAGCCGACCGGCCGGTCACACCCCAGCGACGGGGCCCGGCGTACGGCGCACATGCATGGAGGACGTGACGTGGCGAACGACGCCAGCACCGTTTTCGACCTAGTGATCCTCGGCGGTGGCAGTGGCGGGTACGCCGCGGCCCTGCGCGGAGCGCAGCTGGGCCTGGACGTCGCCCTGATCGAGAAGGGCAAGGTCGGCGGCACCTGCCTGCACAACGGCTGCATCCCCACGAAGGCTCTGCTGCACGCGGGCGAGATCGCGGACCAGGCCCGCGAGTCGGCCCAGTTCGGCGTGAAGGCCACCTTCGAGGGCATCGACATGGAGGCCGTCAACAAGTACAAGGACGACGTGATCGCGGGCCTGTACAAGGGTCTCCAGGGTCTCGTCGCCTCGCGCAAGGTCCACTACATCGAGGGTGAGGGCAAGCTCTCCTCCCCCACCTCGGTGGACGTGAACGGCCAGCGCATCCAGGGCCGCCACGTGCTGCTGGCGACCGGCTCCGTGCCGAAGTCGCTGCCGGGCCTGGAGATCGACGGCAACCGGATCATCTCCTCGGACCACGCGCTGAAGCTGGACCGCGTCCCGAAGTCGGCCATCGTGCTCGGCGGCGGCGTCATCGGCGTCGAGTTCGCCTCGGCGTGGAAGTCCTTCGGCACCGAGGTCACGGTCGTCGAGGGCCTGAAGCACCTCGTCCCGGTCGAGGACGAGAACAGCTCGAAGCTTCTTGAGCGCGCGTTCCGCAAGCGCGGCATCAAGTTCAACCTCGGTACGTTCTTCGAGAAGGCCGAGTACACGCAGGACGGCGTCCGCGTGACCCTGGCCGACGGCAAGACCTTCGAGGCGGAGATCCTCCTCGTCGCGATCGGCCGCGGCCCGGTCTCGCAGGGCCTGGGCTACGAGGAGCAGGGCGTCGCGATGGACCGCGGCTATGTCCTGGTCGACGAGTACATGCAGACCAACGTGCCGACGATCTCGGCCGTGGGCGACCTCGTCCCGACCCTCCAGCTGGCCCACGTCGGCTTCGCCGAGGGCATCCTCGTGGCGGAGCGGCTCGCCGGCCTCAAGACCGTCCCGATCGACTACGACGGTGTGCCCCGGGTGACGTACTGCCACCCCGAGGTCGCCTCCGTCGGCATCACCGAGGCCAAGGCCAAGGAGATCTACGGTGCGGACAAGGTCGTCGCCCTCAAGTACAACCTCGCGGGCAACGGCAAGAGCAGGATCCTGAAGACCGCGGGCGAGATCAAGCTCGTCCAGGTCAAGGACGGTGCCGTGGTCGGCGTCCACATGGTGGGCGACCGCATGGGCGAGCAGGTCGGCGAAGCCCAGCTGATCTACAACTGGGAGGCGCTGCCCTCCGAGGTCGCGCAGCTCCTCCACGCCCACCCGACGCAGAACGAGGCGATGGGCGAGGCGCACCTGGCGCTGGCGGGCAAGCCCCTCCACTCCCACGACTGATCCCCGTTCCGGGCGCGACGACCGACCACTTCCGCATTTTCGTAAGGAGCAACTGAAACCATGTCGGTTTCCGTAACCCTTCCGGCGCTCGGCGAGAGCGTCACCGAGGGCACTGTCACCCGTTGGCTGAAGGCCGAGGGCGAGCGCGTCGAGGCCGACGAGCCGCTGCTCGAGGTCTCGACCGACAAGGTCGACACCGAGATCCCGGCCCCCGCGTCCGGTGTTCTGGCCTCCATCAAGGTCGCCGAGGACGAGACCGTCGAGGTCGGCGCCGAGCTGGCCGTCATCGACGACGGCTCCGGCGCTCCGGCCGAGGCCGCGGCTCCGGCCGCCGAGGCGCCTGCCGCCCCGGCCGAGGAGGCTCCGGCTCCGGCCGCCGAGGCTCCCGCCGCCCCGGCGCAGGAGGCCCCGAAGGCCGAGGCCCCGGCTGCCTCCGGCGGTTCCGCCGAGGGCACCGACGTCACCCTTCCGGCGCTCGGCGAGAGCGTCACCGAGGGCACCGTCACCCGCTGGCTGAAGGAGGTCGGCGAGGAGGTCGCGGAGGACGAGCCCCTCCTCGAGGTCTCCACGGACAAGGTCGACACCGAGATCCCCGCCCCGGTCGCCGGTGTGCTGCTGGAGATCGTGGTCGGCGAGGACGAGACCGCCGAGGTCGGCGCCAAGCTCGCCGTCATCGGTGCTCCGGGCGCGGCCCCGGCCGCCGCTCCGGCGCAGCCCGCCGCCCCGGCGCAGGAGGCCCCGAAGGCTGAGGCCCCCAAGGCCGAGGCGCCGAAGCAGGAGGCCCCCGCGGCTCCCGCCCCGGCACCGGCCGCCCCCGCTCCGGCTCCGGTCCAGGCCCCGTCGGCTCCCGCCGCCCCGGCTCCGGCGCAGCCCGCCCCCGCCGCCCCGGCACCGGCCGCTCCGGCCGCGCCCTCGGGTGACGACGGCGCCTACGTCACGCCGCTGGTCCGCAAGCTCGCGTCCGAGAACAACGTGGACCTGGGCTCGGTCAAGGGCACCGGCGTCGGCGGCCGTATCCGCAAGCAGGACGTCGTCGCCGCCGCGGAGGCCGCCAAGGCCGCCGCCGCTGCCCCGGCGCCCGCCGCTGTGACTGCCGGAGGCCATGCCGCCGCCAAGGCGCCGAAGCTGGAGGCGTCCCCGCTGCGCGGTCAGACGGTCAAGATGACCCGCATGCGCAAGGTCATCGGCGACAACATGATGAAGGCGCTGCACTCGCAGGCCCAGCTGACCTCGGTCCTCGAGGTCGACATCACCAAGCTGATGAAGCTGCGCAACCAGGCGAAGGCCGCGTTCGCCGCCCGTGAGGGCGTCAAGCTGTCCCCGATGCCGTTCTTCGTGAAGGCGGCGGCCCAGGCGCTGAAGGCCCACCCGGTCATCAACGCCCGGATCAACGAGGACGAGGGCACCATCACGTACTTCGACTCGGAGAACATCGGCATCGCCGTGGACGCCGAGAAGGGTCTGATGACCCCGGTCATCAAGGGTGCGGGCGACCTGAACATCGCCGGTATCTCCAAGAAGACCGCCGAGCTGGCGGGCAAGGCGCGCGGTGGCGGGCTGACGCCGGACGACATGTCCGGTGCCACCTTCACCATCAGCAACACCGGTTCGCGCGGTGCGCTGTTCGACACCGTCATCGTGCCGCCGAACCAGGCCGCCATCCTGGGCATCGGTGCCACGGTCCGCCGCCCGGTGGTCATCGACCACCCGGACCTCGGCGAGACCATCGCGGTGCGCGACATGACGTACCTCTCGCTCTCCTACGACCACCGCCTGGTGGACGGCGCGGACGCCGCCCGTTACCTGACGTCGGTCAAGGCGATCCTGGAGGCCGGTGAGTTCGAGGTCGAGCTCGGCCTCTGAACGCTCCGGCTGTAACCAGCCTCACCAGCGGCGCCCCCGTCCGGAACACCTTCCGGGCGGGGGCGCCGCCGTATTGTCTAAACACCACCGGCCGCCGCCCGTACGGCCGTGATGATGTAGGCAGCACAGGTCTGCCCTGAAGGAGCTCTCCATGACCCCGCCCGTCGTCCACTCGCTGCGCGAACAGATCCGCGAGCACATCGTGGAGGGGATCGTCAGCGGGCGCTGGAAGCCGGGCGAGCGGATCGTGGAGCGCCGGATCGCCACGGAGCTGGAGGTCAGCCAGACGCCCGTGCGCGAGGCGCTGCGCGAGCTGGAGACGCTCCGGCTGATCGAGTCGGCCCCGAACAAGGGCGTCCGGGTCCGCAACCTGACCGCCGCCGACCTGGAGGAGAGCTACCCCGTACGGGCCGGACTGGAGCAGATCGCGGCGGAGCTGGCGGCCCCGCTGCTCGGCGAGGACTGCTCGGCGCTGGCCCCGCATGTGGCGGCGCTGTACGAGGCGGACCGGCTGGCGGACGGCGAGGCCCAGGTGCGGCACACGGTGGGCTTCCACCGGGAGATGGTCCGGGCCGCCGGGAACGCGGTGCTGCTGCACACCTGGGAGGGGCTCGGCATCGAGGTGTTCACGGCCCTGTCGATCCGCTGGCTGGGCACGGTGCAGAAGTCGTACGCGGAGGAGCACCAGGCGCTCGTCGACGCGTTCCTCGCCCATGACCCACAGATCGGCGCCTTGGTGAAGGCGCACGTACTGGGCTGCGCACCACGCGCCTGACCTGACCGGCAAGCTCCGATCATCTGGCGCGCGACCTGCTCTTCCGTGCAGGTCAGCGCCCTTTTTGCGCGCTATTTCGCGTCACTCCGTGCCCCGTTTCGAGGCACCGCATGCCACTTTTCTTCGTATCGAGAAGTTTTGCCTTCAATCCTTTGATCGATCATCGATCAGCGCCTTACAGTTCACTTCGCGGGCCCACCGGCCCCATCGCTCTGTCCTGCCAGATAGGGCCTTCTCCACCCCCCTCCTCTCCGGAAGGCGGCGATCATGACCGACCCCGTAGGAAAGCTTCCGAGCGAGCTCGACCAGCTCCCGGACCGCGACCCCGAGGAGACCGCCGAATGGGCGGCCTCCCTGGACGCCGTCACCCGGGCCGCCGGCCCGCACCGTGCCGCGTACCTGATGCGCCGCTCGCTGCAGCACGCCGAGGGCGCCGGTCTCGCGCTGCCCAAGCTGCTGGAGACCGATTACGTCAACTCCATCCCGACCTCCGCCGAGCCCGCGTTCGACGGCGATCTGGAGATGGAGTCGAGGATCACCGCGTGGAACCGCTGGAACGCGGCCGCGATGGTGACCCGTGGCGCCCGGTACGGGGTGGGCGGCCACATCGCCACCTTCGCCT carries:
- a CDS encoding nicotinate-nucleotide--dimethylbenzimidazole phosphoribosyltransferase codes for the protein MNLDDFSDLIERPDGGVRRDAEERRERLIVPPGALGRLDELGEWLSAAQQSVPVRAVEQPRVVLFAGDHGVAELGVSGRAAGTTHELVRAALDGASPVAVLARRFAVPLRIVDAGIDCDPELLPESVVRHRVRRGSGRIDVEDALSAEEAERAVRLGMAIADEEADSGTDLVVLGDLSVGGTTAAATLIAALCGTDASVVTGRGGAGIDDLAWMRKCAAIRDALRRARPVLGDQLELLATVGGADLAAMTGFLLQSAVRRMPVILDGVVASACALVAQRAAFRAPDWWLAGQVSGEPAQSKALDRMALTPLLDHGVTVGEGTGALLALPLVQAAAALAAELPERTPEAADEEDEAEESAKDAEDGTKILDAT
- a CDS encoding adenosylcobinamide-GDP ribazoletransferase, producing MTSLNSHGLRFAFGTLTALPVRVTRWDRATARTGMLCAPLAGLVVGLLAAALGALSLLAGSGPLLAAVVSVAVPAALTRGLHLDGLADTADGLGSGKPAEDALRIMKQSDIGPFGVITLLLVLLAQVAVLFQLYGEGGWAQGALGAVVAAVAARLALTLASRQGVPAARPEGLGAVVAGTVPVGRAVLVAAVTVAVCGAAGAVSGPYGALHHALAVLGALAAAELLLRHCVRRFGGVTGDVFGGVAETAATAALVVLALGP
- a CDS encoding leucyl aminopeptidase, which gives rise to MTALTLSTAGAATLRADALVVGVAKAAASKAGNLVLAPGAEAVDKAFDGKLASVLATLGAVGAEGEVTKLPAPSGLKVPVVIAVGLGPVPDKEDAYDAEVLRRAAGTAARALTGTKKAGFALPAGSVEDAAAVAEGALLGAYAFTAYQGGENKLAPKDAKSKDSGPKLPLAEVAVVGAKPRDKAYKAAVERALALAEEINRARDLINTPPNDLYPESFAAVATAAGKEHGIKVQVLDEKALVKGGFGGILGVGQGSANGPRLVKLAYTHPKAEKTLALVGKGITYDSGGISLKPAGHNETMKCDMSGAAAVFAAVVTAARLGLKVNVTGWLALAENMPSGNATRPGDVLRMYSGKTVEVLNTDAEGRLVLGDALTRASEEKPDAIVDVATLTGAMVLALGNRTFGIMANDDAFRTSIHEIAEEVGEASWPMPLPADLRKGMDSPTADIANMGERMGGGLVAGLFLKEFVGEGIAWAHLDIAGPAFHEGAPYGYTPKGGTGSAVRTLVRLAERTAAGDLG
- a CDS encoding dihydrolipoyl dehydrogenase gives rise to the protein MANDASTVFDLVILGGGSGGYAAALRGAQLGLDVALIEKGKVGGTCLHNGCIPTKALLHAGEIADQARESAQFGVKATFEGIDMEAVNKYKDDVIAGLYKGLQGLVASRKVHYIEGEGKLSSPTSVDVNGQRIQGRHVLLATGSVPKSLPGLEIDGNRIISSDHALKLDRVPKSAIVLGGGVIGVEFASAWKSFGTEVTVVEGLKHLVPVEDENSSKLLERAFRKRGIKFNLGTFFEKAEYTQDGVRVTLADGKTFEAEILLVAIGRGPVSQGLGYEEQGVAMDRGYVLVDEYMQTNVPTISAVGDLVPTLQLAHVGFAEGILVAERLAGLKTVPIDYDGVPRVTYCHPEVASVGITEAKAKEIYGADKVVALKYNLAGNGKSRILKTAGEIKLVQVKDGAVVGVHMVGDRMGEQVGEAQLIYNWEALPSEVAQLLHAHPTQNEAMGEAHLALAGKPLHSHD
- a CDS encoding 2-oxoglutarate dehydrogenase, E2 component, dihydrolipoamide succinyltransferase encodes the protein MSVSVTLPALGESVTEGTVTRWLKAEGERVEADEPLLEVSTDKVDTEIPAPASGVLASIKVAEDETVEVGAELAVIDDGSGAPAEAAAPAAEAPAAPAEEAPAPAAEAPAAPAQEAPKAEAPAASGGSAEGTDVTLPALGESVTEGTVTRWLKEVGEEVAEDEPLLEVSTDKVDTEIPAPVAGVLLEIVVGEDETAEVGAKLAVIGAPGAAPAAAPAQPAAPAQEAPKAEAPKAEAPKQEAPAAPAPAPAAPAPAPVQAPSAPAAPAPAQPAPAAPAPAAPAAPSGDDGAYVTPLVRKLASENNVDLGSVKGTGVGGRIRKQDVVAAAEAAKAAAAAPAPAAVTAGGHAAAKAPKLEASPLRGQTVKMTRMRKVIGDNMMKALHSQAQLTSVLEVDITKLMKLRNQAKAAFAAREGVKLSPMPFFVKAAAQALKAHPVINARINEDEGTITYFDSENIGIAVDAEKGLMTPVIKGAGDLNIAGISKKTAELAGKARGGGLTPDDMSGATFTISNTGSRGALFDTVIVPPNQAAILGIGATVRRPVVIDHPDLGETIAVRDMTYLSLSYDHRLVDGADAARYLTSVKAILEAGEFEVELGL
- a CDS encoding GntR family transcriptional regulator, whose amino-acid sequence is MTPPVVHSLREQIREHIVEGIVSGRWKPGERIVERRIATELEVSQTPVREALRELETLRLIESAPNKGVRVRNLTAADLEESYPVRAGLEQIAAELAAPLLGEDCSALAPHVAALYEADRLADGEAQVRHTVGFHREMVRAAGNAVLLHTWEGLGIEVFTALSIRWLGTVQKSYAEEHQALVDAFLAHDPQIGALVKAHVLGCAPRA